CGTTCGGACGATTGATGTGCAAGGGCGCTGAACATGATCGCGATCATGCGCCATCCCGCGGGGCCATGCGACAACAACCTTCGAGAACCGCCTGGAGGGACCCACATGCGCATGCAAATTTTCGCAGCCATTCTGACGATTGCCCCACTTGCAGCAGCCGCGCAGCATGTTGGCGCCACCCCGCATCAGCATTCAGCGCACATGAACCCCGACTTCGTGCCGCCGGCGGCGTCTGCCCCGACGGAACCCGGCCAGGGTGCGTTCGCAGCCCTCTCGGAAATCGTCGCCTTGCTTGAGGCTGACCCCCGGACCGACTGGGGCACTGTCGACATCACGGCGCTCCGCGATCACCTCATCGACATGGATCGCCTCGTGACCGACACGGTGGTGCGGGACGAGAAGCTGTCGGATGGGCTGCGGTCCGTCGTGACGGGCGACGAGGCGACGCGCGCGACGCTGCGGCGCATGATTCCGGCGCACGCAGCCCAGCTTGCAGCCGACCCGCGTTGGACGGTGCGCGCTGAAGCGCAGGGGGATGATATCGCCCTCATCGTGACCGCGGCTGATGCGGCGACGATCGCGCAAATCCAGGCGCTCGGATTTTACGGGCTGATGGCGTCCCAGGATCACCACCGCACGCACCATTTCGCAATCGCAACCGGCCAAAAGGTTCACTAAGCCGCTATCCGACAGGTTCCATAATCTTCCCGTTACGCGACCGGCGTTTGTAACAGCCATTTAGTAATGTCCCACCTCAGCAAATTAGAGATGTCCCACCGGCGATCCTCCCTTCGTGGATTCGGGGCCGAGGTGGCGGATGACGGTGCTGAAGATGAGAAAGCAAGATCTGCCATGAATGTAATGCGGCGCCACGCATCGCTGCTCCAGAACAAAGTCTTGGCCCATTGATCCACGGCAACACAGATGGCTTCATAATGGCGGTGATCGGGTTGCTCAGCCGATAGGCAGAGCATACTCGAACATCAGGAAGATCAGCGCCACGGCAAGCACGACGCCGCCAATCCAGGGCGCCAGGCCGTAGCGGTCGAGATCTTCGCGGCTATCGCGTCCAATCATGAGTATCTCCTGGTCATGACAAAAGCTCGGGGAGCCACAGGGCGATCTGCGGAATGAAGAGCACCAGAACGAGACCGACGATCTGGAGCGCGATGAAGGGCAGCACCGCCAGGTAAATCTCCTGCAGTGTGACGTCCTTCGGGGCGACCGATTTCAGCCAGAAACACGCTGGACCAAAGGGCGGTGAAAGAAAATAGATCTGGATGTTCATCACGAACAGGATCCCGAACCATATCTTCGCCTGATCGACCGTGAGGCCCAGTTCGGGTGCAAGCCCTTCCACCACGGGCGCAAACACCGGAACCGTGATGAATACGATCGCGATCCACTCCATGAAGGTACCAAGGACCACCAGGATCGCCATCATGGCGAGGATGACGCCGATGGGCGGCAGGCCAAGGTCGAGGAAGAGCGATTCCATGAACCTTGCACCGCCCACAAGGTTGAAGATGCCAACGAAAGAGACCGCGCCGAGGATCAGCCAGATGATCGTGCCGACCGTGGTCATGGTACCGGCGAGCGCTGCGGTGATGACCTTCCACTTGAATTCGTTGCGAACCGCGGCGACGAACAGCGCACCCGCAACGCCCACGCCCGCCGCCTCGGTGACGGACGTGACGCCGCCGTAGATCGAGCCCATGACGGCAGCGATCAGGAGGATGCAAAGGAACACCGCGGAAAGACGGGCGGGCGAGAGCTTGCGCGATTCGCCAGTCATTGCAGCGACTTCCGCGGCAGTCGGTGCGAGCTTCGGATTGATGTTGACCCGAACCAGGACGTACGAGGCGTAGAAGACTGCGAGCATAAGGCCCGGCATCGCGCCAGCCATGAAGAGATCGCCGATGCCCACTTCTGCCGACAGGCCGTAGACGATCATGATGATCGACGGTGGTATCAGGGTCGCGAGTGCCCCGGCCGCGCATATGAGGCCGATGGTGAGCTTGCGGTCGTAACCGAGGCGGAACATCTGCGGCAGCGCGACGAGGCCGAGCATCACGATCTCTCCGCCCATCACGCCCGACATTGCAGCCAGGATCACGGCGACCACCGTCGTCTGCACCGCGACGCCGCCGCGGAAGTTTCCGGCAAATATGCTCATCGCATCGAAGAGGTCTTCGGCAATGCCCGCCCGCTCGAGGATCGAGGCCATCAGCACGAAGAACGGGACCGCCACGAGCGGATATTTCTCGAGAAGCTTCACAGCGTTCTGCGCGACAAGATATAGCCCGTTCGGGCCGAAAAACAGCAGCGCCATGATGACCGACACGATCAACGTCACGATGCCGAGCGGCATCCCGGTCACCATCAGGGCGATGAGCAGCACCACCATGACGACGGAGACCGTGCCGAGCCCGTATTCGCGCATCGAGATCACCTGACGGGGATCAAGCGCCTCGCCGACCGATGTGAACACCCCCTGCAGCCCCGTCACCATGGGGCCGAAACCTTCGGTCTCGCCAAGGAATGTCGCGAGCGCCTGGGTGCCGAAGTAGACGACCATGAAGAGCGCAAGGAGCTGAACGGCGAACTTGGCGGCACGGCTCGCAACGTGGCGGTGAAGGTTTACCGTGAGCTGCGCGAGATAAAGGAACGCGCCGAGCGCCAGCAGCATCTTCATCATCAACGGCAGCGGCGAGTTGAAGGGCGAACCCATTCGCTCGACCTTCAGGAGGGCGTTGTAGCCGCGCAGCGCCGCGTCCGAGAGAAGAAGATAAAGCGCGATGATCCCGACTATCATAGCGAAGAGGTCGAGCCAGTAGCGCGCCTTCGGCGACACCGCCGAATGCAGCACCGTGATCGCGATGTGGCGGCCCTTCAACGTGATGATGCCGGACGACAACATCCAGGCGGCGCCGACGAGCACAAGCACGACCTCGAAAGCCCACAGCGTGGGCGCGTTCATCACATAGCGGGCAAAGATCTCCCAAAGCGTGATGCCGACGGCAAAAAGGTAGAAGACCGATACGGCTATCCCGGTAAAATGGCTGACATGGTCTATCGGCGTGTAGTTCCGAACGGCGAGGTCCTGGCCCTCATCGGGTGCTCCCCCCGCAACGTCGAGCGGCGCGTCATCGAACTTGTTGTTGGTTTGGGTGGTCATCGGTCAGCCCTTCGCCGGCCCGCGATCACGCGCGCAGCCTGTGAGGTCGTTCGCGTTGCTTGAGGCAATGCGGCTCTGAACAGAGCGCCCCGCGCAACCATGCGCCGTGCGCTCGAGATGGTAGCCCGCGGCGTCGCCACGGGCCTTCGCACGCCTAGTTGAGGCTGGCGTCGAAGTCCTGGCTCAGCATTCCAGCCTTCTTCATGTAGGCGATGTGCGCGTTGTAGGCTTCTTCGGCCAGCGGCGAGCCCTTGGCGAAGGCCTTCCAGCTGTCGACGGCAATTTCGCGCAGCTTGTCGCGCTCGTCCTGGCTCCAGTCGATGATCGTAAGGTCGGAGTCCGCGCGGTCACGCGCAACGAGCGTGATGTCCTGCTGGCGCACCTCGCGGGTCACGTCCATGAGAGCCGCCTCCCACCAAACCTCGATGATCGTCTGCTGCGCTTGTGTGAGCGAGTCCCAGGTATTCTGATTGAAGGTGAGCTGCAGGAACGGCATGGAGTGAATGCCGGGATAGAGCGGATATTTCGCGATCTTGTGCATACCATTGGCGTCGTTGTTCACGTACGCGGAGTTGTCGGCGGCATCGATCACGCCCCGCTCGAGCGCACCGTAGGTTTCCGATGACGGCAGCGCCACCGGCGAGGCCCCGGCGCGGCGGAAGACGTCCGCCGCCATGCCTTCCGGCGCACGGATCTTGAGACCTTCGAGGTCGGACACACCTTCAATCGGGACGGTTGAGACGAATGCTTCACGGTTGTAGGTGCCGCACGCGACCACGTGGACGCCGGGGAAGTGCTCGTCGTAGAGCTTCTGTAGGATT
This portion of the Acuticoccus sp. MNP-M23 genome encodes:
- a CDS encoding TRAP transporter large permease subunit; this encodes MTTQTNNKFDDAPLDVAGGAPDEGQDLAVRNYTPIDHVSHFTGIAVSVFYLFAVGITLWEIFARYVMNAPTLWAFEVVLVLVGAAWMLSSGIITLKGRHIAITVLHSAVSPKARYWLDLFAMIVGIIALYLLLSDAALRGYNALLKVERMGSPFNSPLPLMMKMLLALGAFLYLAQLTVNLHRHVASRAAKFAVQLLALFMVVYFGTQALATFLGETEGFGPMVTGLQGVFTSVGEALDPRQVISMREYGLGTVSVVMVVLLIALMVTGMPLGIVTLIVSVIMALLFFGPNGLYLVAQNAVKLLEKYPLVAVPFFVLMASILERAGIAEDLFDAMSIFAGNFRGGVAVQTTVVAVILAAMSGVMGGEIVMLGLVALPQMFRLGYDRKLTIGLICAAGALATLIPPSIIMIVYGLSAEVGIGDLFMAGAMPGLMLAVFYASYVLVRVNINPKLAPTAAEVAAMTGESRKLSPARLSAVFLCILLIAAVMGSIYGGVTSVTEAAGVGVAGALFVAAVRNEFKWKVITAALAGTMTTVGTIIWLILGAVSFVGIFNLVGGARFMESLFLDLGLPPIGVILAMMAILVVLGTFMEWIAIVFITVPVFAPVVEGLAPELGLTVDQAKIWFGILFVMNIQIYFLSPPFGPACFWLKSVAPKDVTLQEIYLAVLPFIALQIVGLVLVLFIPQIALWLPELLS
- a CDS encoding TRAP transporter substrate-binding protein; protein product: MKFRTMALVAGSAAALFSASAFSAPDAEARVLKVQTSSNASHFSLRYLQDEWLPKLAAMTDGEVEIELLPIESVVGRRDTPDAVQNGILDGDYTAVAYFAGIDPGFALMGDLIAGYDRPEQLWNFCQREGGKEILQKLYDEHFPGVHVVACGTYNREAFVSTVPIEGVSDLEGLKIRAPEGMAADVFRRAGASPVALPSSETYGALERGVIDAADNSAYVNNDANGMHKIAKYPLYPGIHSMPFLQLTFNQNTWDSLTQAQQTIIEVWWEAALMDVTREVRQQDITLVARDRADSDLTIIDWSQDERDKLREIAVDSWKAFAKGSPLAEEAYNAHIAYMKKAGMLSQDFDASLN